One genomic segment of Nocardioides cavernaquae includes these proteins:
- a CDS encoding LCP family protein yields the protein MPERRNPPEPGSPEYRWLYGDPEDTSATPAGSGTKRPVPLPDAGSDETRVMAVPPPLLPRDRPSTRTSSDRGSDRTATPPPGVPPRRPVAPPPSPSRGGGRPRRVRRWVLLVLAAWVAWLVVVPLLAMQQVENMAAVPEGERPAEQDGTTYLVLGSDKADGLTPEQRRAIRAGKRSSARTDSIMLLHIGSGPDTLVSIPRDSLVPVPGHGTTKINSAYAYGGAPLLVQTLENVTGVRIDHVVQIGFGGFVDVVDAVGGIEICPKKRMVDRDARLNIKKGCQEVDGLTALGYARSRHAQTLGDIDRAKHQREVVGAVGKKAVSPWSVLNPVRYWNLTHAGAETLTVSEGTGAVALGRFALAMSSPDKSCGVPISDLAVHWDRQRALRFFELIKTDETEKIGNDLCTESGLKK from the coding sequence AAGCGGCCGGTCCCCCTGCCTGATGCGGGCTCGGACGAGACCCGGGTGATGGCCGTGCCGCCGCCGCTGCTCCCCCGTGACCGGCCCTCGACGCGCACCAGTTCGGACCGGGGCTCCGACCGGACCGCGACCCCGCCGCCCGGCGTACCTCCGCGGCGTCCGGTCGCTCCCCCGCCGTCCCCGTCGCGGGGTGGCGGCCGCCCCCGCCGCGTACGCCGCTGGGTGTTGCTCGTGCTCGCGGCGTGGGTGGCCTGGCTGGTCGTCGTACCCCTGCTCGCGATGCAGCAGGTCGAGAACATGGCAGCCGTCCCGGAGGGCGAGCGCCCGGCCGAGCAGGACGGCACGACGTACCTCGTGCTGGGCTCGGACAAGGCCGACGGCCTGACCCCGGAGCAGCGCCGCGCGATCCGCGCAGGCAAGCGCTCGAGCGCACGCACTGACAGCATCATGCTGCTGCACATCGGCTCGGGTCCGGACACATTGGTAAGCATTCCTAGAGACTCGCTCGTTCCCGTTCCCGGTCACGGGACCACCAAGATCAACTCGGCGTACGCCTACGGCGGCGCACCCCTGCTCGTGCAGACTCTGGAGAACGTGACGGGTGTGCGGATCGACCACGTCGTGCAGATCGGCTTCGGCGGCTTCGTCGACGTCGTGGACGCCGTCGGCGGCATCGAGATCTGCCCGAAGAAGCGGATGGTGGATCGCGATGCTCGACTGAACATCAAGAAGGGCTGCCAGGAGGTCGACGGACTCACCGCTCTCGGCTACGCCCGCTCCCGCCACGCGCAGACGCTCGGCGACATCGATCGCGCGAAGCACCAGCGCGAGGTCGTGGGCGCCGTGGGCAAGAAGGCGGTCTCGCCCTGGTCCGTCCTGAACCCGGTCCGGTACTGGAACCTGACCCACGCCGGCGCCGAGACCCTCACCGTCTCGGAGGGCACCGGCGCCGTGGCACTGGGGCGCTTCGCCCTGGCCATGTCCAGCCCCGACAAGAGCTGCGGCGTTCCCATCTCCGACCTCGCGGTCCACTGGGACCGCCAGCGCGCGCTGCGGTTCTTTGAGCTCATCAAGACCGACGAGACCGAGAAGATCGGCAACGACCTCTGCACCGAGTCGGGCCTGAAGAAGTAG